One genomic segment of Arthrobacter woluwensis includes these proteins:
- a CDS encoding MinD/ParA family ATP-binding protein has product MSTHLLRASMMTLTDTHGTELQATTSKELGELLAELEQSAGAGGLLVDLTGSMVPDSDGPFPLTPAQQGTTAKPTRLQLHLADWVLDDGTRVDRLETALAIARSVPGSTHLTVMNPRAENGFTTVEIPELVVVGPRRGTSPALTESAHSRPVAEHAPESVVLHSTPEEAVAAAQEDQLVFVAPGSATGSPERDPELFYVLGRGFSLDPFLDDSPATQGLPAFWNRLDKGSRGPGPVEAAARREAAELAVCEMIIRQATWPSGAAAWTTANKKGNSAKTPATIAVGGKIASVRGGGVALVEASDDPGQLAGRSEGEQRRGIGELILSAPTIGTKAQLEGFAVPQTSFAHTFGSSASRRAPLDQGSVRQMAELVDQYYSLRAMDSGNVYTSSAFTGAMETSDALLVPMMNATDSMGEAVELFDYLRQHPDPHFQNLAEKAIVVRVSDGRPEVKVERLVKDFQHRTGISEDRMFVLPFDAHLAERGPITLAKLSPATHAALLRISAALILQLQDATDSRT; this is encoded by the coding sequence GTGAGCACACACCTGCTCAGGGCCTCCATGATGACCCTGACCGATACCCACGGCACGGAACTCCAAGCCACCACCTCCAAAGAGCTCGGCGAACTCCTGGCCGAGCTTGAGCAGTCCGCCGGCGCCGGCGGACTGCTCGTGGACCTGACCGGTTCGATGGTCCCTGACAGCGACGGTCCCTTTCCCCTGACCCCCGCGCAGCAGGGGACCACCGCCAAGCCGACCCGGCTGCAGCTGCACCTGGCAGATTGGGTCCTGGACGATGGCACGCGCGTCGACCGGCTGGAAACTGCCCTCGCGATCGCCAGGTCTGTTCCTGGTTCCACCCATCTGACGGTCATGAACCCCCGCGCCGAGAACGGGTTCACCACGGTGGAGATCCCCGAGCTCGTAGTAGTTGGCCCCCGCAGGGGCACCAGCCCTGCCCTCACTGAAAGCGCTCACTCGCGGCCAGTCGCAGAGCATGCCCCTGAGTCGGTAGTTCTGCATAGCACTCCTGAGGAGGCAGTGGCAGCTGCGCAAGAGGATCAGCTCGTGTTCGTCGCTCCCGGATCCGCCACGGGTTCCCCGGAGAGGGACCCTGAGCTGTTCTACGTGCTGGGTCGGGGGTTCTCGCTGGACCCGTTCCTGGATGATTCGCCGGCTACGCAGGGCCTTCCGGCGTTCTGGAACCGTTTGGATAAGGGCAGCCGGGGCCCGGGACCCGTCGAAGCCGCGGCTCGTCGTGAAGCAGCAGAGCTTGCCGTGTGCGAGATGATCATCCGTCAGGCCACCTGGCCCAGCGGCGCAGCAGCGTGGACGACAGCGAACAAGAAGGGAAACTCGGCCAAGACCCCGGCAACGATTGCCGTAGGCGGGAAGATCGCCTCGGTGCGCGGCGGGGGAGTGGCGCTGGTGGAAGCCTCGGATGACCCCGGCCAGCTCGCAGGACGCTCCGAGGGTGAGCAGCGCCGCGGCATCGGCGAGCTCATCCTGTCCGCCCCAACCATCGGCACGAAAGCACAGCTGGAAGGCTTCGCCGTCCCCCAGACGTCCTTTGCTCACACCTTCGGATCCTCGGCGTCCCGCCGGGCACCGCTGGACCAGGGGAGCGTCCGGCAAATGGCGGAGCTGGTCGACCAGTACTACAGCCTGAGGGCCATGGACTCCGGGAACGTCTACACGAGCTCAGCATTCACCGGCGCCATGGAAACCTCCGACGCGCTGCTGGTTCCGATGATGAACGCTACCGACTCGATGGGGGAGGCAGTGGAACTGTTCGACTACCTGCGCCAGCACCCGGATCCTCACTTCCAGAACCTGGCCGAAAAGGCCATCGTCGTGCGGGTCTCTGACGGACGCCCGGAGGTCAAGGTCGAACGACTGGTCAAGGACTTCCAGCACCGCACCGGGATCAGCGAGGACCGGATGTTCGTCCTGCCCTTCGACGCGCACCTGGCAGAGCGGGGTCCCATCACCCTGGCCAAGCTCTCTCCGGCCACCCACGCAGCGCTCCTGCGGATCTCCGCTGCACTGATCCTGCAACTGCAGGACGCCACCGATTCACGAACCTGA